A single window of Nitrospira sp. DNA harbors:
- the mraY gene encoding phospho-N-acetylmuramoyl-pentapeptide-transferase produces MLYNWLYPLHTEFSFLNVFRYQSFRIIYAAVTAFLIAFMLAPWLIRKLQEIKLGQQVRDDGPKRHLAKSGTPTMGGLLIIFAVVLSTLLWADITKPYVWLVLGATVGFGAIGFADDYLKFIKAQSKGLSARQKFAAQVTVALGIALTLYFLPGYSTKLSVPFFKNFMPDLGWFYIVFAVLVIVGSSNAVNLTDGLDGLAIGPVMITALAYTIVAYVAGHRLMSDYLLIPHIENAGEIAVFTAAILGSSLGFLWFNTYPASVFMGDVGSLPLGAALGTVAVISKHELLLLMVGGVFVIEAVSVIFQVLSFKSRGKRIFLMAPIHHHFEMKGWEEPKVVVRLWIIAILLALLSLSTLKLR; encoded by the coding sequence ATGCTGTATAACTGGCTCTATCCGCTCCATACCGAGTTCTCGTTTCTGAATGTCTTCCGCTATCAAAGCTTCCGCATTATCTATGCGGCGGTGACGGCCTTTCTCATCGCGTTCATGCTGGCGCCCTGGCTGATCCGGAAGCTGCAAGAGATCAAGCTGGGCCAGCAAGTGCGCGATGACGGTCCCAAGCGGCATTTGGCCAAAAGCGGCACGCCGACGATGGGGGGGCTGCTGATCATCTTTGCCGTCGTGCTTTCGACGCTGCTCTGGGCGGATATCACCAAGCCCTACGTCTGGCTGGTGCTGGGGGCGACCGTCGGGTTCGGCGCGATCGGATTCGCGGACGACTATCTCAAATTCATCAAGGCCCAATCGAAGGGGCTGTCGGCCAGGCAGAAGTTTGCCGCGCAGGTGACGGTGGCGTTGGGGATCGCCCTCACGTTGTATTTTCTGCCGGGGTATTCCACGAAGCTCAGTGTGCCCTTTTTCAAGAACTTCATGCCGGATCTCGGGTGGTTCTATATCGTGTTCGCCGTGCTGGTGATTGTCGGCAGTTCGAATGCCGTCAATCTGACCGACGGCCTCGACGGCTTGGCCATCGGGCCCGTCATGATTACCGCCCTGGCCTACACGATTGTGGCCTACGTCGCCGGGCACCGGCTGATGTCCGACTATCTGCTCATCCCGCACATCGAAAATGCCGGCGAGATTGCGGTGTTTACGGCGGCCATCTTGGGGTCGAGCCTCGGCTTTCTCTGGTTTAATACCTATCCGGCCTCCGTCTTCATGGGCGATGTCGGATCGCTGCCGTTGGGCGCGGCGCTCGGGACCGTGGCGGTGATCAGCAAACACGAACTGTTGCTGTTGATGGTCGGCGGCGTGTTTGTGATCGAGGCCGTGTCGGTCATCTTCCAAGTGTTGTCGTTCAAGTCGCGCGGGAAGCGGATTTTCCTGATGGCGCCGATCCATCATCACTTCGAGATGAAGGGATGGGAGGAGCCCAAAGTCGTGGTGCGGCTCTGGATCATCGCCATTCTGTTGGCGCTCTTGAGCCTGAGTACGTTGAAGTTGCGGTAA
- the ftsW gene encoding putative lipid II flippase FtsW: MSQRAAGTLALPWPTTSPRTAKKRVPMDHTLLIVTIVLALVGLVMVFSASAVVAGNRFHDSGYFLKRQLAWLTFGFLLLHLASRIDYIWWKRLSIPMLGCMLLLLVMVLIPSLGVAAKGARRWLRLGPISIQPAEMVKLVAVIYVAAYLTKKEDLITTFSSGLVPVLGVIGVLSGLVLLEPDLGTVVVIGLVTVGLLFLGGAQVKHLVGLGLCAVPVVLALVLGSSYRRQRMLTFLAPWKDASDAGFQITQSFLAFGSGGPFGVGLGEGKQKLFFLPEAHTDFVLALVGEELGLVGTVTIILLFVLFVVRGFQIAARARMPFGRHLAMGITLLIGVQALVNAAVVTGLLPTKGLTLPFVSYGGSSLIICLIGVGILLNISRDRQAGREESGSRAARGRFNRR; encoded by the coding sequence ATGTCACAGAGAGCCGCAGGGACGCTGGCATTACCGTGGCCCACCACGAGTCCTCGCACCGCGAAAAAGCGGGTGCCGATGGACCATACGCTGTTGATCGTGACGATCGTCCTGGCCTTGGTCGGCCTGGTGATGGTGTTCAGCGCGAGCGCCGTGGTGGCGGGCAACCGCTTCCACGACTCCGGGTACTTCCTCAAGCGGCAGCTGGCCTGGCTGACGTTCGGATTTCTGCTGCTCCATCTCGCGTCGCGCATCGATTATATCTGGTGGAAGCGCCTGTCGATTCCCATGCTGGGCTGCATGCTGCTGCTGCTGGTGATGGTGCTGATTCCCTCGTTGGGCGTGGCGGCAAAAGGCGCCAGGCGCTGGTTGCGTCTGGGGCCGATCTCCATCCAGCCGGCCGAGATGGTCAAGCTGGTCGCGGTGATCTATGTGGCGGCTTATCTGACGAAGAAGGAAGATCTCATCACAACCTTCTCCTCTGGCCTGGTGCCGGTGTTGGGGGTCATCGGGGTGTTGAGCGGATTGGTGCTGCTGGAGCCGGATCTGGGGACGGTCGTGGTGATCGGCCTGGTGACCGTGGGCCTGCTCTTTCTCGGCGGGGCGCAAGTGAAGCATCTGGTGGGGCTGGGCTTGTGTGCCGTGCCGGTCGTTTTGGCGCTCGTCCTCGGCTCGAGCTACCGGCGCCAGCGCATGCTGACGTTCCTGGCTCCCTGGAAGGACGCGTCGGACGCGGGGTTTCAGATCACCCAGTCGTTTCTCGCCTTTGGCAGCGGCGGGCCGTTCGGAGTCGGGCTGGGCGAGGGGAAGCAGAAGCTGTTCTTTCTGCCCGAAGCCCACACGGATTTCGTGCTGGCCTTGGTGGGAGAGGAGCTGGGCTTGGTGGGGACCGTCACGATCATCCTGCTCTTCGTACTGTTCGTGGTGCGCGGATTTCAGATCGCGGCGCGGGCTCGGATGCCCTTCGGACGGCATTTGGCCATGGGGATTACGTTGCTGATCGGCGTGCAAGCGTTGGTGAACGCGGCCGTGGTGACGGGTTTGCTGCCGACCAAGGGGTTGACGCTCCCGTTTGTCAGTTACGGCGGATCTTCCTTGATCATCTGTCTGATCGGGGTGGGCATCCTGCTGAATATTTCACGGGATCGCCAAGCCGGACGGGAAGAGAGCGGATCACGAGCCGCTCGGGGCAGGTTCAATCGCCGATGA
- the murF gene encoding UDP-N-acetylmuramoyl-tripeptide--D-alanyl-D-alanine ligase: MALFTIEELREVISVKVLAAEGARWAKQRIRRINLDSRTIRAGDLFVAIKGDRFDGHEYVAMALSRGAVGAIVHDAYAVPPAVVKTVGKSSAFVLGVRDPLFAYQQLATHHRCRFEIPLVAVTGSNGKTTTKEMVASVLGQRWRTLKTEGNLNNRIGVPQTLFRLTVRHEAAVIELGVDNVGQTTRLCEIARPTIGIITNIGPDHLEFFGSMEGSAQAKAELLDLLPPDGAAVLNADDPYFDYLAARAQCRVVSFGYSPKADVQAVQEKSDGKDGTIFRLLLPGKVRHTIVRMKVQGSHNVTNALAAAAVGTVLGISGAVIAQGLSRFRPAAMRSQVVMSQGVKIINDCYNANPASMKAAVQLLAQSGAGRKTIAVLGDMLELGPNAGRMHQEVGAFIAQQGITQLVACGALGRGLAEGARRAGMSADAVLEMPDAAAAAAAVTAMVAQGNVVLVKASRGMKMEQVVSALQRMKRAAKKAS; this comes from the coding sequence ATGGCCCTGTTTACGATTGAAGAATTGCGAGAAGTCATCAGCGTGAAGGTGCTTGCCGCCGAGGGAGCCCGGTGGGCCAAGCAACGCATTCGGCGCATCAATCTGGATTCCCGAACGATCCGCGCCGGGGACCTGTTTGTGGCGATCAAGGGCGATCGGTTTGACGGGCATGAGTATGTCGCGATGGCCTTGTCGCGGGGTGCGGTCGGCGCCATCGTGCACGATGCCTATGCCGTGCCGCCGGCGGTGGTGAAAACGGTCGGAAAGTCCTCGGCGTTTGTGCTTGGCGTGCGCGATCCGCTCTTTGCGTACCAGCAACTGGCCACGCACCATCGCTGCCGGTTCGAGATTCCGCTGGTCGCGGTGACGGGCAGCAACGGCAAGACCACGACGAAAGAAATGGTCGCCAGTGTGCTGGGCCAGCGCTGGCGGACGTTGAAAACGGAAGGCAATTTGAACAATCGCATCGGTGTCCCGCAGACCCTCTTCCGATTGACGGTCCGCCATGAAGCGGCGGTCATCGAGCTGGGGGTCGATAACGTCGGGCAGACGACGCGGCTGTGTGAAATCGCGCGGCCGACGATCGGGATCATCACCAATATCGGGCCGGACCATTTGGAATTCTTCGGCAGCATGGAGGGGTCGGCGCAGGCGAAGGCGGAGCTGCTCGATTTGCTGCCGCCGGATGGCGCCGCCGTGTTGAATGCCGACGATCCCTATTTCGATTATCTGGCCGCGCGCGCGCAATGCCGGGTGGTCTCGTTCGGCTATTCGCCGAAAGCTGACGTGCAGGCGGTGCAGGAAAAGTCCGATGGCAAGGACGGCACCATTTTCAGACTACTGCTTCCCGGAAAAGTCCGCCATACGATTGTCCGGATGAAAGTACAGGGTTCTCACAATGTCACGAATGCTCTCGCTGCGGCAGCAGTCGGGACGGTCTTAGGTATTTCCGGTGCGGTGATTGCCCAGGGGCTTTCCCGTTTCCGCCCGGCGGCGATGCGGTCGCAGGTCGTCATGAGCCAGGGGGTCAAGATCATCAACGACTGTTACAACGCCAATCCGGCCTCGATGAAAGCGGCGGTGCAGTTGCTGGCGCAATCCGGCGCGGGGCGCAAGACGATCGCGGTGCTGGGGGATATGTTGGAGCTGGGGCCGAACGCGGGGCGAATGCACCAAGAGGTCGGCGCCTTCATCGCACAGCAGGGGATTACACAGTTGGTGGCCTGCGGCGCCCTCGGACGAGGGTTGGCCGAAGGGGCGCGCCGGGCCGGGATGAGCGCTGATGCCGTGCTCGAAATGCCGGACGCGGCAGCGGCAGCGGCGGCCGTGACCGCGATGGTCGCGCAGGGTAATGTGGTGTTGGTGAAGGCGTCGCGCGGCATGAAAATGGAGCAGGTCGTGAGTGCGCTGCAGCGCATGAAGCGGGCCGCAAAGAAGGCGTCGTAA
- the murD gene encoding UDP-N-acetylmuramoyl-L-alanine--D-glutamate ligase — protein sequence MGLVSEDTMELTGTKVTVVGLARSGVAAARLLQAAGAQVTVADKKERRELEAVLTQLDGSRIGVTVGSQYETALDAAELVVISPGVPYRMDALERVRRRGVKVISELELASRFLSAPILALTGTNGKSTTVTLIGKMLQESGKRVFVGGNLGTALSEAAEQSFQASRQGLPSPYDFAVVEVSSFQLETVDQFHPWIAAILNVTVDHQDRYESIDEYVAAKRRIFENQKPTDYALFNLDDPLVAALRHGVKARVLGFTRQSSLPSDLSGGTYLEGDRIVTTVTGVRQEVCRRSEIKIIGNHNVENVMAAVTYALLSGCPLDAIRRVLMTFPGLEHALEIVRDRRGVRFVNDSKGTNVDATLKALESIEQPIWLIAGGRDKGGDFSRLAPAIRQRVKGLILIGEATPLIANAVTGFPSIVWAASFKDAVQAAADGAVSGEVVLLSPACASFDMFADYQDRGRQFKALVQSLPA from the coding sequence ATGGGATTGGTGAGCGAAGACACGATGGAACTGACGGGAACCAAAGTCACCGTGGTGGGTCTGGCACGCAGCGGCGTGGCGGCAGCCCGGTTGCTGCAGGCTGCGGGCGCGCAGGTGACCGTGGCCGATAAAAAGGAACGCCGTGAGCTGGAGGCCGTGTTGACGCAGTTGGACGGCTCGCGCATTGGCGTCACCGTCGGCAGCCAGTACGAGACGGCACTGGATGCGGCGGAACTGGTCGTGATCAGTCCCGGCGTGCCCTATCGGATGGACGCGTTGGAACGGGTTCGTCGCCGTGGCGTCAAGGTCATCAGCGAATTAGAGCTGGCATCCCGGTTCCTGTCCGCCCCGATCCTGGCCCTGACCGGCACCAACGGGAAAAGCACCACTGTGACGTTGATCGGCAAGATGCTGCAGGAAAGCGGGAAACGGGTCTTTGTCGGCGGCAATCTCGGGACGGCGCTCAGTGAAGCGGCGGAGCAATCGTTTCAGGCGTCCCGGCAGGGGCTGCCCAGTCCGTATGATTTCGCCGTGGTGGAAGTGTCCAGCTTTCAGTTGGAAACCGTGGATCAGTTTCATCCCTGGATCGCGGCGATCCTGAATGTGACGGTGGATCATCAAGATCGGTATGAATCGATTGACGAGTATGTCGCGGCTAAGCGCAGGATTTTTGAGAATCAGAAGCCGACGGACTATGCGCTCTTCAACTTGGACGATCCGCTGGTGGCGGCGCTCAGGCATGGGGTCAAGGCCCGGGTCCTTGGATTTACCCGGCAATCATCTCTCCCATCCGACCTGAGCGGAGGCACCTATTTGGAGGGCGATCGCATTGTGACCACGGTGACCGGGGTTCGGCAGGAGGTCTGCCGGCGTTCGGAGATCAAGATCATCGGCAACCACAATGTTGAGAATGTCATGGCGGCCGTCACCTATGCGCTCTTGAGCGGGTGTCCGCTCGACGCCATCAGGCGCGTTTTGATGACGTTTCCAGGCCTTGAGCATGCCTTGGAGATCGTGCGGGACCGCCGGGGCGTGCGCTTTGTGAACGATTCCAAGGGGACCAACGTCGATGCCACGCTGAAAGCCTTGGAGAGTATCGAGCAGCCTATTTGGTTGATTGCCGGCGGGCGTGATAAGGGCGGAGATTTTTCCCGATTGGCCCCGGCGATCAGGCAGCGGGTCAAGGGGCTCATCTTAATTGGAGAAGCCACGCCCTTGATTGCGAATGCGGTGACCGGATTCCCGTCGATTGTGTGGGCTGCCTCTTTCAAAGACGCTGTCCAGGCGGCGGCGGACGGGGCGGTCTCCGGCGAGGTGGTGTTGCTGTCACCGGCTTGTGCGAGTTTCGATATGTTTGCGGACTACCAGGATCGAGGGCGGCAGTTTAAGGCCCTGGTGCAATCCTTGCCCGCTTGA
- a CDS encoding UDP-N-acetylmuramoyl-L-alanyl-D-glutamate--2,6-diaminopimelate ligase has protein sequence MAMTLAQLAEALRGQVEVLDQRGDLGVPVAAITDDSRAARAGSLFVAVKGEQVDGHRYVAGAVAAGAAALVQQEPLSGGDLPALRVADSRKALGLLGSRFYGDPSAQLRMIGITGTNGKTTTTYVCKSLLEAIGKRVGLIGTVAYQIGAETIPSSHTTPGALELQQLLRKMVDSGCTAAVMEVSSHALVQDRTSGCEYDVAVFSNLTQDHLDFHKTMDAYFQAKLRLFTGLTGTAKPKKRAIINMDDPSGSRIAALSPAPVWTYGIKGKADLRAEDVRLSLGGTTFTAATPAGSFPVESHLVGEHNVYNLLAAIGVALHEGATTQQVREAVAHVTNVPGRFERVMAGQAFTVVVDYAHTEDALVRLLTAAQALKAGRILTVFGCGGDRDRGKRPKMGRAAVQYSDVVILTSDNPRTENPLAILDEVEAGVTDALRQRPHVQYRKIADRREAIGAAVREARPGDMVLIAGKGHEDYQIIGTTKQHFDDREVARDAIQQLTSGAKTS, from the coding sequence ATGGCGATGACGTTGGCGCAATTAGCTGAGGCCTTGCGAGGACAGGTGGAGGTCCTTGACCAGAGGGGAGATCTCGGCGTGCCTGTGGCAGCAATCACGGACGACTCCAGAGCGGCTCGGGCGGGCAGTCTGTTTGTCGCCGTCAAAGGCGAGCAGGTGGATGGCCATCGGTATGTTGCCGGGGCGGTGGCGGCCGGAGCGGCGGCGCTGGTGCAGCAAGAGCCACTCTCGGGTGGCGATCTCCCCGCCCTGCGCGTTGCGGATTCCCGGAAGGCCTTGGGGTTGCTGGGCAGTCGGTTTTACGGCGATCCGTCGGCACAGTTGCGGATGATCGGGATCACCGGCACCAACGGCAAAACCACCACGACGTATGTGTGCAAATCGCTGCTCGAAGCGATCGGAAAGCGCGTCGGGCTGATCGGGACCGTGGCCTATCAGATCGGAGCAGAAACCATTCCATCGTCGCATACGACGCCGGGCGCGCTGGAGCTGCAGCAGTTGCTCAGAAAGATGGTGGATAGCGGCTGCACGGCGGCGGTGATGGAAGTGTCCTCCCATGCGCTCGTGCAGGACCGGACGAGCGGGTGCGAATACGATGTGGCGGTCTTCTCGAACCTGACGCAGGACCACCTCGACTTTCACAAGACGATGGACGCCTATTTCCAGGCCAAGTTGCGGCTTTTCACCGGATTAACCGGAACCGCGAAACCGAAGAAGCGGGCGATCATCAATATGGACGATCCGAGCGGCAGCCGCATCGCCGCCCTCAGTCCCGCGCCGGTCTGGACCTACGGGATCAAGGGGAAGGCGGATCTTCGGGCGGAGGATGTCCGGCTGTCCTTGGGCGGGACGACCTTCACGGCGGCCACGCCGGCTGGATCCTTCCCGGTCGAGAGCCATTTGGTCGGCGAGCATAACGTCTACAACCTGCTGGCGGCCATCGGCGTGGCGCTGCATGAAGGCGCGACGACTCAACAGGTCCGTGAGGCGGTCGCGCACGTAACGAACGTGCCTGGCCGATTTGAGCGGGTCATGGCGGGACAAGCGTTCACCGTGGTGGTGGACTATGCCCATACGGAAGATGCGCTGGTGCGCCTCCTGACGGCCGCTCAGGCCCTGAAAGCCGGCCGCATCCTTACGGTGTTCGGATGCGGAGGGGACCGGGATCGGGGCAAGCGGCCCAAGATGGGGCGCGCGGCGGTTCAGTATAGCGATGTGGTGATTCTCACATCGGACAATCCGCGGACGGAGAACCCGCTGGCGATTTTGGACGAAGTGGAAGCCGGCGTCACGGATGCGCTCCGGCAGAGACCGCACGTCCAGTATCGGAAGATCGCGGATCGGCGCGAGGCGATTGGCGCGGCGGTTCGGGAGGCGCGGCCGGGTGACATGGTGCTCATTGCCGGCAAGGGGCATGAGGATTATCAGATTATTGGCACGACGAAACAGCACTTCGACGATCGCGAAGTTGCGCGGGACGCCATCCAGCAATTGACGAGTGGGGCGAAGACCAGTTGA